The Geothrix sp. genome has a window encoding:
- a CDS encoding Gfo/Idh/MocA family oxidoreductase, translating into MAKLRVAVVGVGHLGQHHARIAASAPEAILTAVVDPDPSRGPEIAAKFKAPWAASLDQILAEVDAVQIAAPTGFHHALGLQALKAGKHVLMEKPLAATLEEGVALLKALAAARAAAPGIVAQVGHLERFNPAVTALRDRGFRPRFLEAVRVSPFPARSLEVDVVMDVMIHDLDLLRALVGRPVIDVEAVGVPVLTPYADLVNARLKFEGGAFATVTASRVARKKERTLRAFGDKEYASLDFAAQKLELLRLVMGPDGPEVQPETADIEEGEPLRLEIEAFHAACLGHSQEGVTWEEGQEAMRVADQVQKAVAKSLAEMSQA; encoded by the coding sequence ATGGCCAAGCTGCGCGTCGCCGTCGTGGGTGTGGGTCACCTGGGTCAGCATCATGCCCGCATCGCGGCCTCCGCCCCGGAGGCCATCCTGACGGCGGTGGTGGATCCCGACCCGAGCCGCGGCCCGGAGATCGCCGCCAAGTTCAAGGCGCCCTGGGCCGCCTCCCTGGACCAGATCCTGGCCGAAGTGGACGCCGTGCAGATCGCCGCGCCCACCGGCTTCCACCACGCCCTCGGCCTGCAGGCGCTGAAGGCCGGCAAGCATGTGCTCATGGAGAAGCCCCTGGCCGCCACCCTCGAGGAAGGCGTGGCCCTGCTCAAGGCCCTGGCCGCGGCCCGCGCCGCGGCGCCCGGGATCGTCGCCCAGGTGGGCCATCTGGAGCGCTTCAACCCGGCCGTCACGGCCCTCCGCGATCGCGGTTTCAGGCCCCGCTTCCTCGAAGCCGTGCGCGTCTCGCCCTTCCCGGCCCGAAGCCTGGAGGTCGATGTGGTCATGGATGTGATGATCCACGACCTGGACCTGCTGCGCGCCCTGGTGGGCCGGCCGGTGATCGATGTGGAGGCCGTGGGTGTGCCCGTGCTGACGCCCTACGCCGACCTGGTGAATGCCCGCCTGAAGTTCGAGGGCGGCGCCTTCGCCACCGTCACCGCCAGCCGAGTCGCCCGGAAGAAGGAGCGCACCCTTCGCGCCTTCGGTGACAAGGAATACGCCAGCCTCGACTTCGCCGCCCAGAAGCTGGAGCTGCTGCGCCTCGTCATGGGCCCCGACGGCCCCGAGGTCCAGCCGGAAACCGCCGACATCGAGGAGGGCGAACCGCTCCGCCTGGAGATCGAAGCCTTCCACGCCGCCTGCCTTGGGCACAGCCAGGAGGGCGTCACCTGGGAAGAGGGCCAGGAAGCCATGCGCGTGGCGGACCAGGTTCAGAAGGCCGTGGCGAAGAGCTTGGCGGAGATGAGCCAGGCGTGA
- a CDS encoding SpoIID/LytB domain-containing protein: protein MKPFLVPALILSVLPVSAAQPPLKIGLDTQATEWIVSLEGGGQVCDRAGTPLLKLAPDEKLRIWWDSRGAADPTSEYRVQVGPPHTAQQAAALMKRLKDLGEAPDRVKVPDADTWRVLTGHFKTAPEAEPVLQKLQDLGFDELWVATESRDTVPRKGRALYAVSDRYERRALPAAGVWLKPTGELTSLQGKGRYRGKVEIFPNAQGRLTVVNTLDLETYLRGVVPKEMGAWEFPSLEALKAQAVAARTYAVANRGKRMVDGFDMGDTVADQVYGGRDGEQSLTDRAIQETEGLFATYGGKPIQALFMANCGGHTVDVAHVFGGDAPYLKAAPCYPAKPMTLPYASGLPVTAEAQQPWLNWELLRLAAGILPPDWLSGERLARPARAEDLAAPVRALQQRLALDPEPLARDGNLLLALAQALGFHRVVDGQERPQDAAYFLPGNLPAGDRLLATFLTRRGIVPAAAWATQAPPTLRQALVTLGRLWQDLDPLTPGEGSLLMDRQVRRKRGGPEPLSLSPRLLLAEESPDGALRLVEKADIQVGDRLKWIPGEDGSAAVLVRRLDPDGAAWDRYNPTAHWRVDYAEADLLALVRKRIKVSGIRELRAQHNDQGRVLDLTLVDSQGAPHRVRGMHIRGLLGLKDNVFRFLTVGQGAQRHWIFYGRGWGHGVGMCQTGAYGMALEGASFQQILTHYYPGTELRRVD, encoded by the coding sequence ATGAAGCCCTTTCTGGTCCCTGCCCTGATCCTCTCGGTCCTTCCGGTCAGCGCCGCCCAGCCCCCGCTGAAGATCGGCCTCGACACGCAGGCCACGGAATGGATCGTGTCGCTGGAAGGCGGAGGCCAGGTCTGCGACCGCGCCGGAACGCCCCTGCTGAAGCTGGCGCCGGACGAGAAACTGCGGATCTGGTGGGATAGCCGGGGCGCGGCCGATCCCACCAGCGAATACCGCGTCCAGGTGGGCCCGCCCCACACTGCCCAGCAGGCGGCGGCCCTCATGAAGCGCCTGAAGGACCTGGGCGAGGCCCCGGACCGCGTGAAGGTTCCCGACGCCGATACCTGGCGCGTGCTGACCGGCCACTTCAAGACTGCGCCCGAGGCTGAACCCGTGCTCCAGAAGCTTCAGGATCTGGGCTTCGACGAGCTGTGGGTGGCGACGGAATCCCGCGACACCGTGCCCCGCAAGGGCCGGGCCCTCTATGCCGTCAGCGACCGCTACGAGCGCCGGGCCCTCCCCGCGGCCGGCGTGTGGCTGAAGCCCACGGGCGAACTGACCTCACTGCAGGGCAAGGGCCGCTACCGCGGCAAGGTGGAAATCTTCCCCAATGCCCAGGGCCGACTCACCGTGGTGAACACCCTGGATCTGGAGACCTACCTGCGCGGCGTGGTGCCCAAGGAGATGGGCGCCTGGGAGTTCCCGTCCCTGGAGGCCCTCAAGGCCCAGGCCGTGGCGGCCCGCACCTATGCCGTGGCCAACCGGGGCAAGCGCATGGTGGACGGCTTCGACATGGGCGACACCGTGGCCGATCAGGTCTACGGCGGTCGTGACGGCGAACAGTCGCTCACGGACCGCGCCATCCAGGAGACCGAGGGACTCTTCGCGACCTACGGCGGCAAGCCCATCCAGGCCCTGTTCATGGCCAACTGCGGCGGTCACACCGTGGATGTGGCCCATGTCTTCGGCGGCGATGCCCCCTACCTCAAGGCGGCGCCCTGCTACCCAGCCAAACCCATGACCCTGCCCTACGCCTCGGGCCTGCCGGTCACCGCCGAGGCCCAGCAGCCCTGGCTCAACTGGGAGCTGCTGAGGCTGGCGGCAGGCATCCTGCCCCCCGACTGGCTCAGCGGCGAACGGCTCGCCCGCCCCGCGCGGGCCGAGGATCTCGCGGCTCCGGTGCGGGCCCTCCAGCAGCGCCTCGCCCTTGATCCGGAGCCCCTGGCCCGGGACGGGAACCTGCTCCTCGCCCTGGCCCAGGCCCTCGGCTTCCACCGGGTGGTGGACGGCCAGGAGCGGCCCCAGGATGCCGCCTACTTCCTGCCGGGGAACCTGCCCGCCGGGGATCGCCTCCTGGCCACCTTCCTCACGCGCCGCGGCATCGTCCCCGCCGCGGCCTGGGCCACCCAGGCTCCCCCCACCCTGCGGCAGGCCCTGGTGACCCTGGGGCGCCTGTGGCAGGACCTCGACCCCCTCACCCCGGGGGAAGGCTCGCTGCTGATGGACCGCCAGGTGCGCCGCAAGCGGGGGGGCCCCGAGCCCCTGTCCCTGTCGCCCCGGCTCCTCCTCGCGGAGGAGAGTCCGGATGGCGCTCTGCGGCTGGTGGAGAAGGCCGACATCCAGGTGGGCGACCGCCTGAAGTGGATCCCCGGCGAGGACGGCTCGGCCGCGGTGCTGGTGCGCCGCCTGGATCCCGACGGCGCCGCCTGGGACCGCTACAACCCCACCGCCCACTGGCGGGTGGACTATGCGGAGGCCGACCTGCTGGCGCTGGTCCGCAAGCGCATCAAGGTCTCCGGCATCCGCGAGCTGCGGGCTCAGCACAACGACCAGGGCCGCGTGCTGGACCTGACCCTCGTCGATAGCCAGGGGGCACCCCATCGTGTGCGCGGCATGCACATCCGGGGGCTGCTGGGGCTCAAGGACAATGTCTTCCGATTCCTCACCGTGGGCCAGGGTGCCCAGCGCCATTGGATCTTCTACGGCCGCGGCTGGGGTCACGGCGTGGGCATGTGCCAGACCGGCGCCTACGGCATGGCCCTTGAGGGGGCTTCGTTCCAACAGATCCTGACGCACTACTACCCGGGCACCGAGCTCCGCCGGGTGGATTGA
- a CDS encoding S41 family peptidase → MSLRIAPLAVFAAASAVTCAWAQSPQALIAEADRDYAAKRYAQAATTYLRVFELDPAEPSFAYNAACCQALLGRADAAFQSLERAVAAGFANADGAARDTDLAPLRTDARWDGLLARMRDRGLRERAFWDSSAMATGYRETLSEDERIAGLSRFWSEVKFNFVDTDRLDALDWDGLYLRYLPKVRSTTSTAAYYRLLAGLCAQLKDGHTNVYPAPEIREAHSAQPLLRTRLVEGRVLVTQVEDAALKARGVKPGVEVVTVDGQPVKAYAESALAPFQSASTPQDLETRTYTYAFLAGPLGETPKVGFRDESGRAFELPVPRVAGAIRRKAMPLEPPFSFRMLPGDVALVTLGTFGTSEAADQFMEAFPGISKAKALILDVRANGGGNSSVGYRILATLAKEPFFGTTWATRDYKPAFRAWERPRQVYRQSPSPMPPDGARHFPGPVAVLTSPATYSAAEDFSVAFVAMKRGLVIGEPTGGSTGQPLFIRLPGGGSARICTKRDTFPDGKPFVGVGVQPDRLVQPRVEDFRQGRDTVLEAALGELTRQVGVRP, encoded by the coding sequence ATGTCCCTTCGAATCGCGCCTCTGGCCGTATTCGCCGCAGCCTCCGCCGTAACCTGCGCATGGGCCCAGTCCCCCCAGGCCCTGATCGCCGAAGCAGACCGGGATTATGCCGCGAAGCGGTACGCCCAGGCCGCCACGACCTACCTTCGGGTCTTTGAACTGGACCCGGCAGAGCCCAGCTTCGCCTACAACGCCGCCTGCTGCCAGGCGCTGCTGGGCCGGGCCGACGCGGCCTTCCAGAGCCTGGAGCGTGCCGTCGCGGCGGGCTTCGCCAATGCCGACGGCGCCGCCCGCGACACCGACCTCGCCCCTCTTCGCACGGATGCGCGCTGGGACGGGCTCCTGGCGCGGATGCGCGACCGGGGCCTGCGGGAGCGCGCCTTCTGGGATTCCTCCGCCATGGCCACGGGCTACCGGGAAACCCTCAGCGAAGACGAGCGCATCGCCGGGCTCTCCCGCTTCTGGTCGGAGGTGAAGTTCAACTTCGTGGATACGGACCGGCTGGATGCCCTCGACTGGGACGGGCTCTACCTCCGCTACCTGCCGAAAGTCCGATCCACCACCAGCACCGCCGCCTACTACCGGCTCCTCGCCGGACTTTGCGCCCAGCTGAAGGACGGCCACACCAATGTCTACCCGGCCCCCGAGATCCGGGAGGCCCACAGCGCCCAGCCCCTCCTGCGCACCCGGCTTGTGGAAGGCCGCGTCCTGGTCACCCAGGTGGAGGATGCCGCCCTCAAGGCCCGGGGCGTCAAACCCGGGGTCGAGGTGGTCACCGTGGATGGACAACCGGTGAAGGCCTACGCGGAGAGCGCCCTCGCCCCCTTCCAGAGCGCGTCCACGCCTCAGGACCTGGAGACTCGGACTTACACCTACGCCTTCCTGGCGGGCCCCCTCGGGGAGACGCCGAAGGTGGGCTTCCGGGATGAATCGGGCCGTGCCTTCGAACTACCCGTGCCCCGGGTCGCCGGCGCCATCCGCCGCAAGGCGATGCCCTTGGAGCCGCCCTTCTCCTTCCGCATGCTGCCTGGAGATGTGGCCCTCGTGACCCTCGGCACCTTCGGCACCAGCGAGGCGGCCGACCAGTTCATGGAGGCCTTCCCCGGGATCTCGAAGGCCAAGGCCCTGATCCTGGATGTGCGCGCCAACGGCGGCGGCAATTCCAGCGTGGGCTACCGGATCCTCGCCACCCTCGCGAAAGAGCCCTTCTTCGGCACCACCTGGGCCACCCGCGACTACAAGCCGGCCTTCCGGGCCTGGGAACGACCCCGGCAGGTCTACCGCCAGAGCCCGAGCCCCATGCCGCCCGATGGGGCCCGGCATTTCCCCGGCCCCGTCGCAGTGCTCACCAGCCCGGCCACCTACTCCGCCGCCGAGGACTTCTCCGTGGCCTTCGTGGCCATGAAGCGCGGCCTCGTCATTGGGGAACCCACCGGCGGGAGCACCGGTCAGCCTCTCTTCATCCGGCTACCGGGCGGAGGCAGTGCCCGGATCTGCACCAAGCGGGACACCTTCCCCGACGGCAAACCCTTCGTCGGCGTGGGCGTCCAGCCCGACCGTCTGGTGCAACCCCGGGTGGAGGACTTCCGCCAGGGCCGCGACACGGTGCTGGAGGCAGCTCTGGGCGAGCTGACCCGGCAGGTCGGGGTGCGCCCCTGA
- a CDS encoding M14 family zinc carboxypeptidase, with amino-acid sequence MRNLMLALAGTGLLAGWPETVPERTHLQRTSTVAEVRAFMEELCQRAPGLEPYRPKGAPRATETGKPLLAWRLKGRGPDPLRVYVNANIHAGEVEGKEAIQQIIRELLQGKHPALRRNLDLVVMPAYNADGTDALDPAIRPWQPNPSESGVGRRESALGLDLNRDLMKAAAPNTRWLLAMLQDFDPAAVLDLHTTNGSTHGFHLTHGPACTLGADEALLAFNRKLLVEVRERLKAEGMPTYDYGNFVPYGPTPEKPPTAWETYDAHPRLLTNYPALRHRLAVLSESYVYRSWPDRISDTRRFVLACLGWMAEHRSEIRTQIRDAQTRWAGAWAKGSVTLPLSAKLKLVERAAFDWVDPIRDERGRLTGEKSRTHLELPSFVGFEGQDFVTAPAGYLVDPAFAPTVLPLLQAHGLKVLKGDARPGGLAVLHFQETGRKVSPSAYQGVFTLELQGSWKTEPVLKKLQQGWTPADLDRALYIPLDQPLGRLAFYLLDPRSTDSLAYWGLFHSALIRGNGMWGEPPRFPILAVGLAASPAPASAATQLPEPRTQE; translated from the coding sequence ATGCGAAACCTGATGTTGGCCCTGGCGGGGACGGGCCTCCTCGCCGGGTGGCCCGAGACCGTTCCGGAGCGCACGCATCTCCAGCGCACCTCCACCGTGGCCGAGGTGCGGGCCTTCATGGAGGAGCTGTGCCAGCGGGCGCCCGGCCTGGAGCCCTACCGGCCCAAGGGCGCGCCCCGCGCCACGGAAACCGGCAAGCCCCTGCTGGCCTGGCGCCTGAAGGGGAGGGGCCCGGATCCGCTGCGGGTCTATGTGAACGCCAACATCCACGCGGGTGAAGTGGAGGGCAAGGAAGCCATCCAGCAGATCATCCGCGAGCTGCTCCAGGGGAAGCACCCGGCCCTCCGGCGGAACCTGGACCTGGTGGTGATGCCCGCCTACAACGCCGACGGCACGGATGCCCTGGATCCCGCCATCCGCCCCTGGCAGCCCAACCCCTCGGAAAGCGGCGTGGGCCGGCGCGAGAGCGCGCTGGGGCTCGACCTCAACCGCGACCTCATGAAGGCCGCCGCCCCCAACACGCGCTGGCTGCTGGCCATGCTGCAGGACTTCGATCCCGCCGCCGTGCTGGACCTGCACACCACCAACGGCAGCACCCACGGCTTCCACCTCACCCACGGACCCGCCTGCACCCTGGGCGCGGATGAGGCCCTGCTGGCCTTCAACCGGAAGCTGCTGGTGGAGGTGCGCGAGCGGCTGAAAGCCGAAGGCATGCCCACCTACGACTACGGCAACTTCGTGCCTTATGGGCCCACGCCGGAGAAACCGCCCACGGCCTGGGAGACCTACGACGCCCACCCCCGGCTGCTGACGAACTACCCGGCCCTGCGCCACCGCCTGGCGGTGTTGTCGGAGAGCTATGTCTACCGCAGCTGGCCGGATCGCATCTCCGACACCCGACGCTTCGTGCTGGCCTGCCTGGGCTGGATGGCCGAGCACCGGAGCGAGATCCGTACCCAGATCCGCGATGCCCAGACGCGCTGGGCCGGCGCATGGGCGAAGGGCTCCGTGACCTTGCCCCTTTCCGCGAAGCTCAAGCTGGTCGAACGGGCCGCCTTCGACTGGGTGGACCCCATCCGGGACGAGAGGGGCCGCCTGACGGGTGAGAAGAGCCGCACCCACCTGGAGCTGCCCAGCTTCGTGGGCTTCGAGGGCCAGGACTTCGTGACGGCCCCCGCCGGCTACCTGGTGGACCCGGCCTTCGCGCCCACGGTGCTGCCCCTGCTCCAGGCCCACGGCCTGAAGGTCCTGAAGGGGGATGCCCGACCCGGAGGGCTGGCGGTCCTCCACTTTCAGGAAACGGGCCGGAAGGTGTCTCCCTCGGCCTACCAGGGGGTCTTCACGCTGGAACTCCAGGGAAGCTGGAAGACCGAACCCGTGCTGAAGAAGCTGCAACAGGGTTGGACGCCCGCCGACCTGGACCGGGCCCTTTACATCCCGCTGGATCAGCCTCTGGGCCGCCTGGCCTTCTACCTGCTGGATCCGCGCAGCACTGACAGCCTGGCCTACTGGGGCCTGTTCCACAGCGCCCTGATCCGCGGGAACGGCATGTGGGGCGAACCACCGCGCTTCCCCATCCTCGCCGTCGGCCTCGCGGCTTCCCCGGCCCCGGCGTCGGCCGCGACCCAGCTGCCGGAGCCCCGCACCCAGGAATAG
- the ybeY gene encoding rRNA maturation RNase YbeY, with protein MRGPGEQSLGKLLQSLRDRLAPESQGVSLTYVDDRGMRKLNREHRGKNMTTDVLSFPSSVEKGAFPHLGDIVISLPTAEKMAKKFGVSRRREVETLVIHGFLHLCGYDHEKDHGEMMELQAQLERELLEVEPLAMSLKRGRKPGSKVKKLKDGSRVVVTGRAAAALVRRERVKKEKKVKVRKTVKPKEVAAKRGPGRPRKEAVAPPPVKRMVRRRKAAPSRSGVIS; from the coding sequence ATGCGCGGGCCCGGCGAGCAGTCTCTCGGCAAGCTCCTTCAAAGCCTTCGAGATCGCCTCGCTCCGGAGTCCCAAGGCGTATCACTGACTTATGTCGATGATCGCGGCATGAGAAAACTCAACCGCGAACACCGCGGAAAAAACATGACCACCGATGTGCTGAGCTTCCCCTCCAGCGTGGAGAAGGGCGCCTTCCCGCACCTTGGCGACATCGTCATCAGCCTGCCCACCGCCGAGAAAATGGCCAAGAAATTCGGAGTGAGCCGCCGCCGCGAGGTGGAGACGCTGGTGATCCACGGCTTCCTCCATCTCTGCGGCTACGATCACGAAAAAGATCACGGCGAGATGATGGAGCTTCAAGCACAGCTCGAACGGGAACTCCTCGAAGTCGAGCCCCTGGCCATGAGCCTCAAGCGGGGCCGCAAGCCCGGCAGCAAGGTCAAGAAGCTCAAGGATGGCAGCCGCGTGGTGGTCACCGGTCGGGCCGCCGCGGCCCTGGTCCGCCGCGAACGGGTGAAGAAGGAGAAGAAGGTCAAGGTCCGCAAGACGGTCAAGCCCAAGGAGGTCGCGGCGAAGCGCGGACCCGGCCGACCCCGGAAGGAGGCCGTCGCCCCGCCTCCCGTGAAGCGGATGGTCCGCCGGCGGAAGGCGGCCCCGTCGCGCAGCGGCGTGATCTCGTAA
- a CDS encoding serine hydrolase domain-containing protein — MSGFYDLASLTKPLVTAPLALAFLDLEADRRWALGFHDRKSPLTVRQLLSHSSGLPPWRPFTGEPVAAQLRREVPDHPLLRSATPGPVTYSDLNYRLLAELLEMETGVPFPKLGSASGLSPAPWAVPPVVIPDAADAEAWRLATDRPLPERDLRLPHDANARAGMPGHAGFGTTAPQLQAALARWVAAGWPGRMAVDAAVDGPRTRWGLGLQVMFSGGGWFGQLLSNLPQGFGLRVLEDSTEALPPAAPLQDPDPGPPSGWWFHLGYTGPALFYRPSDQSCLALLVHRQGPAGGLLEVEALRARRWAALARFVGQCEG, encoded by the coding sequence GTGAGCGGGTTCTACGACCTCGCCTCCCTCACCAAGCCCCTGGTGACGGCGCCGCTGGCCTTGGCCTTCCTGGACCTCGAAGCGGACCGGCGGTGGGCCCTCGGATTCCATGACCGCAAGTCGCCCCTCACGGTGCGCCAGCTGCTGTCGCACAGCTCGGGGCTCCCGCCCTGGCGGCCCTTCACGGGTGAACCCGTGGCCGCGCAGTTGCGGCGGGAGGTCCCGGACCACCCGCTGCTGCGCTCTGCCACGCCGGGACCGGTCACCTACTCGGACCTGAACTACCGCCTGCTGGCTGAGCTGCTGGAGATGGAAACGGGTGTTCCGTTTCCGAAGCTCGGCTCGGCCTCGGGTCTCAGCCCCGCTCCCTGGGCCGTGCCGCCCGTGGTGATTCCCGATGCGGCTGATGCCGAGGCCTGGCGGCTGGCCACGGACCGGCCCCTTCCGGAGCGGGATCTCCGCCTGCCCCATGATGCCAACGCCCGGGCCGGCATGCCGGGCCATGCCGGTTTCGGCACCACCGCCCCGCAGCTGCAAGCGGCCCTGGCCCGGTGGGTGGCCGCGGGCTGGCCCGGGCGCATGGCCGTGGATGCGGCTGTCGACGGGCCGCGAACCCGCTGGGGGCTGGGCCTCCAGGTAATGTTCTCCGGCGGTGGGTGGTTCGGACAGCTGCTGTCCAACCTCCCCCAGGGTTTCGGTCTCCGCGTCCTCGAGGATTCCACGGAAGCGCTCCCTCCTGCGGCCCCCCTTCAGGATCCCGATCCTGGCCCGCCTTCGGGCTGGTGGTTCCACCTCGGCTACACCGGCCCCGCCCTGTTCTACCGGCCCTCGGACCAGAGCTGCCTCGCCCTGCTTGTCCATCGGCAGGGCCCCGCGGGAGGCCTGCTGGAGGTGGAGGCGCTGCGGGCCCGGCGTTGGGCGGCCCTCGCGCGATTCGTGGGACAATGCGAGGGATGA
- a CDS encoding YebC/PmpR family DNA-binding transcriptional regulator has protein sequence MSGHSKWSTIKHKKGAADAKRGKVFTKILKEITVAARLGGGDVASNPRLRLAVDQAKGSNMPKDNWERAIKKGTGELEGVTYEEVVYEAYGPGGVAIMVEAMTDNKNRTTPEVRSYFTKFGGELGAQGSVAYLFSKQGQIVVEPEVSEDKIMEVALEAGADDVINEGEAWVIKTSPESYQAVKDAVDAAKLPVIEAKIIMDPSTSTALEGSKLTSFLKLVDLLEDNDDVQNVWHNADYEEPED, from the coding sequence ATGTCAGGCCACAGCAAATGGTCCACCATCAAGCACAAGAAAGGCGCCGCGGATGCCAAGCGGGGCAAGGTCTTCACGAAGATCCTCAAGGAGATCACCGTGGCCGCCCGCCTCGGCGGCGGCGATGTGGCCAGCAATCCGCGCCTCCGCCTGGCGGTGGATCAGGCCAAGGGCAGCAACATGCCCAAGGACAACTGGGAACGCGCCATCAAGAAGGGCACCGGCGAACTCGAAGGCGTGACCTACGAGGAAGTGGTCTACGAGGCCTACGGTCCCGGCGGCGTGGCCATCATGGTCGAGGCCATGACCGACAACAAGAACCGCACCACGCCCGAAGTCCGCAGCTACTTCACCAAGTTCGGCGGGGAACTGGGCGCCCAGGGCTCGGTGGCCTACCTGTTCAGCAAGCAGGGCCAGATCGTCGTCGAGCCCGAAGTTTCCGAAGACAAGATCATGGAAGTGGCCCTGGAGGCCGGCGCTGATGATGTGATCAACGAGGGGGAGGCCTGGGTCATCAAGACCAGCCCCGAGTCCTACCAGGCCGTCAAGGATGCCGTGGACGCCGCGAAGCTGCCCGTCATCGAGGCCAAGATCATCATGGACCCCAGCACCAGCACCGCCCTCGAGGGCTCCAAGCTCACCAGCTTCCTCAAGCTCGTGGATCTCCTGGAAGACAATGACGATGTGCAGAATGTGTGGCACAACGCCGACTACGAGGAACCCGAAGACTGA